In Lolium rigidum isolate FL_2022 chromosome 7, APGP_CSIRO_Lrig_0.1, whole genome shotgun sequence, the DNA window TTGATGGGCTTACTGGTCGACCAAATCGGAAATAGTGCAAAATTGAGTGCGGCTGCGTAGAATTTTCAGGTTGGCAAACAAATCCAAAAGCCACAGGTATGATGGGGAGTGGATACGATTCGTATGGACCAGTACAGGGCTACAGGCGTATTCATCTGCGGGAACAGGAGACTGGGAAGGAGAGAGGGCtcacggcgaggaggagggacTCCTTGGCAGAGAGGCGCTCCATCTCGCGGGCGTAGCTGGCGGCGGGGCCCCCCTGGAACGTCTGCGCCGTGGCCCTGCAGCGGcatgcggcggcgcggcgtgcgGTGAGGCGCACCCGGCTGCCGCGGAGGGCGGGCAGCAGCGGAGGGGAGGCGGGGGCGAGCGTCGCtgctgcggcggtggcggccatgcCGGACGAGGCGACTTTGCCGGAGGGGGGAGGAGCTCGAGATGTCGCTGCCGTGTGTGCTACAGTGAGTTGCTAGAAGCTGCTGTCTAGGCAACGCCACGTAGAATATTCAAGGGGAAATGACCATCACAAGTGTAACCTGGTCCCACATGTCATTGAATGACCTGCTACCTTATTGTCAAAATAAGAGTCCTGTCATGTGAAAAAAATAGAAATCCTaatatttgttttgtttttaagtCAAACTTTCTTAAGTCTGTCTAAGTCAAAATTTCTTTAGTTTGACAAAATTTATAGAAAGAAATATTGAAATACATAAAACAAAATGTATGTATATCTTTTACTTCCTCTATCCCACCAAAAGTGTATCaacgatacatccaaattttgacaaagttgagacactcTCGGGAGTACAACATATATTTCATGGTGTATCTATTGGTATGATTTGCACATGTTGATAATCTTTTTGTGAACCTTACCGAACTTAAAGAAATTTGACTTGGGAGAAAAAAAAATGGAAGGAGGGGGATTACTGAAGAAGGTGGCACAACATTGAATAGTACAGTACTTCTGAACTGACAACAGCTGCGATTTGGCGATAGTATACTGGAATGATGCAAAATATACCAAGTTCAACCTGGTAAGCTCAACACAGCTGGACAATAAAATGCAGAAAGGGAAAACTCAAAAGGCGACTAACTACACAGGGATCACATGTGTACGAGTGTCCTTACTTCTTAAGCATCTTTCAAAAGATGAATCTAAAAAACACAATCCATAAAATTGCAATACAACAGGCTAACCACCTAGAGCAGCAGGGAGAATAGTCACAGTAGCCAATGGAGAATGAGAGATATCACGGCAGTTCTCAGACTGCGGCACCCTTGCGCTGCTCGTTCTCACCATGGGCAAAGTGGCAGCGGTCGCCAAAGGTGCAGGTGCCCTTGAGGAAGTTCTCGCAGATCTTGGTCTTGTAGTTGCTCCTGCCACCAGGGCCGCCGGATCGAGCAGGGGGTGCGGCACTGGGAGGGTTTTTCGATGGCATGCTGGCGCTGATGCTGGCAATGAGCTCGCGCACCATGTCACTGGCTTGCTTTATCTGGTCGAAGTTGCCCTCAAGCTCAATGTTCTTCAGGTTCGGGTCTGACTCATGGTCACGTATCGAGAGCTTAACCCCTGTGATTCGGCAGATCTGCTTCGTGTTGACTCCACCCTTCCCGATGATGCCTCCAGCAAGAGCGGCATCGACGCTGACCTTGGCAGTAGCTgatgcgccaaagcttccggttgCAGGGCCCATTGAAGCTGGCGGAGGTGGTTCATGTCGACCTCCATATCGACCACTCATAGGAGGAGCATAGGGACTTTCCTGGGACATGTAGGATGGCGGCCCCTGCCTGGCAAGCTCCCTCTCTCCATGGGCAAAATGGCACTTGTCACCAAACTTGCAGCCTTCTGCAGTGTTGTACTTGGTGCACAGGCGTGTTTTGCCAGCAGGTGCTGAATGGGAATTAGCCGAATGATCCACAGGACCTCTTGACGGTGCAGACACAGCAGAATGGCCTAGGTTGTGTGATTTTGATACTGCCTGGTATCCACCGGGAACAAAGTGCAGGAAGTGACAGCTCTCTCCAAAGGGGCACCCAACAGTGCTGCATCATTCAAAACACTACAGATTATGTACTGATATTGcaatagtaaaaaaaaaaaagccaaatcATAGCTGAACCAGCAATTGATGAATCATTTTACACATTTTGTTATGTGAAAGGCTGTACTGCTTGCATTATACTAAGATCTTTCAAAACAAGATAACAATGTTGTAAATGCAAATGTTCACACATTTTATCGATGCTAATTAGTGAAAATGAGCCTAAATTTAGGTATCAAGTATAGAATTGTAATTGAGAAGGTGCAAGAAATAATTTCCAGTTTTGCAGGAATTTAAGTGAGACCAACGGTATTACAGAATTTCCGTAGACCAGGACACTTCAACAAAGATCCAGATAAGTGCAAGAATCAACCAAGACTGACGAGAAACACAATATTTGCAAATACCACGTGTATTCTATATGTGTAGAAAAACATACTAATTCAATTCTAATTGCTTGTATGGATGCTTCTATTACTCGAATATTACAAAACCATATCAGTGCACAAACAAAAGCAAAGTAAtagagaaggagaataaagaacaAAAACATGCAATAACAGTGGATTGAGGGTACTGTTATGCATCTTATTTATTCAAAATCAAGAACGAAAAATAGTGAATCTATCTACTGTGCTCATTAGGCAACAATAGAGTGCATACGAATCACAATCTGTAAAAATGCATGCAGGCTCTGCACCAAAAGCAAAATTTGCAGGGGAGAATTAATTCTTAACTGTAATACATAGTGAAACTTAAAATGTATATTGAAAAATTAAAGGTTACCGTTGTGATGTTATTTTGGATAGGTTAAGATTTGAACCTGAAAAACTTGGTGCAAGGCTTCGATTTGCTTGATAGACCAGTTTGTTGTGACTCCGTGTCTGTTGCATAGAATTAATTACAATTTTCCACTAGTTAGAAGTTGCCTTGTTGATCTTCTAATCAAGTAAGCATATACAATTTGTGTCCAATAAATGTGATGAATGAACATAATTTTAGATATAAGATAAGTATGGCATTCCGAGGTTGTTATCCTGCAGAAAATAGTCATGGTTATGTTTCGACTGCATATTGTTGAAACACGAGAACAAAAGCAGGTGGGTGTCTTCCAGTTCGATTTCGATCAAAAGCAGGTGATGTTCTTTCCCCAAATTCGGTTCCCATCATATCCCCTTTCACACCTGTTCTTTACTTCTTTTCAAAGGAACCTCATCTAGATCGACTTTTTTTGGTACAGGCAGGCTGCTCTTCGGTGAGTTGTTTTGGACTTGTGTTGTCGAGCTGTGTTTTTTTCTGTACTGCGTAAGTATTTCACTACGATAGCATGAAAATTGGCAACCAAGACAGCAGGTAAATCTTAACTCCGCTTTCACTGCATTATACTGCTGCCTTCCAGCCGATGCGGACAGCTGATAGATTTGCTATAACTATCATACCTACCACAGCGATTTACGTAGGCAAGATGCAGGTGAATCTTATCTTAATTGGGGATACGGGCAGTACGGCGCGACACCCTCGCTCGCTCCACGCTCGCGGAATATAAGCCCTAGAAACACCCTAGAGAGCGTCCACCTAGAAGATCCAGCGGCACGGACGACGCAGCAGGACGGAAATCCAACAACGAAATCTAGAAGCGGAGGCGGGAGAGACGGGGGGTGGTTACCTCTGGagcgcttccctccggcggcggcgccgttggCGGAGTCCGGCCGGGATCTcttgcgggcggcggcggcaccgtCCATGGCGGGCGAGCGCTCCGCGTGGAGGCCGAAACCCTAGCTTGCGGTTTGGCGGAGGCGGAGTGGAGCGGAGCGGAGCGGAGGGAGGAAGAGGCCAACTGCGAAATCGCTTGGGTCGGGTTAACGGCGAGGGACGCTGGCGTGTAGGAGTACGTGGCTTCTTATGCTGGCTGGGCTTATAAGCCTTTTTTGGGCCTCGAGTCAGATAGGTGAATTCGCGTTCTGGCCCAATTATGTGGCCACGTCTAGGTTTCAAAAGGGGACAGAAACGAGTGAAAAAAATATGCTTTATCGTTTTCGTTTTCGCCTATTTCATCCAAATGAAAAACaaaatcgaaaaccctaaaaaaggGAACGGAAATCACGGGATATGAATATGGAACGGATATGAGATGGATACATACACAATATGAAAAGGAACATTTGTCCGAACGCATAATAGTATATATCTTGGTTTTGTACAACAAAGcaaggtgttttttttttttttgcgggtaaaagtgGTTATATTAAATCCCAGGGCTTACAAGAAGGTCATGCTCCAGTACCTGAGACAAAACCTCAGGCCCTGTGCCAGACCACACATTAGTTATGGCCTCTGCTCTTGCATAATTCGCAAGGCAGTGGCTTGCCCTATTCTGAACTCGATCCACTTTTACAATAGATATAAGTCTACTACCATGAACTATGTCTTTAATTTCTTCTATAAGATGTGCTAGAGGAGATCTATTTTGTGTCCTTCCTTTTATTGCTTCGACAAGAACTGAGCAATCTAGTTCTAGCGACACCGGACAGTTGCTCCATTGCAAGGCCAAGCGAAGTCCTTCCTCACATGCCTTAGTTTCAGCTTCTAGGGGATCACCACATCTGATTAGTTGTCGGCAAGACGAGAAAATAATCTTGCCTACATCACTACGAAGGATCATGCCCGCCCCTGCCGATCCATCTTCCTTTTTATATGAACCATCACAATTCAATTTAACCCATCCTGGAGAGGGCATAAGCCAACGAAGATTTCCTGGAGAAGGTTCACACGTTAAGGTCGGCTTTATCGTATCCATAAACTTGGCACGCTTCCCCTTTATAACCTCCTCCGTAGATAAGCCTTTGATACTCTTCAAAGTTCTGATGTAGCTCAAGAGAAAGATCTTCGAACCTTCAATGGAGGGAAGATCTTTATCATGCGTCACCTCGTTATGGGCAAACCAAATACGCCAAGCCACCAACAGAAAAGCATCGATCATACTAACTGGAATAGCCTCGAGAATTGAGGCAAACCAATTACTTGAGGGTGCCTGCATAACGTCAGCGGTGGGTAGCCAGGTACTCCTCATTACCTTCCATAAATTATTTGCATGAAAACATTTGAACAAGGCATGTGCCATATCCTCTTGTTCCTTATCACATATCAAACATCTCCCTGTAACTTCAAAACCTCTATCCTTTTTATTCTTCTCCAAAGCAAGGCCATTAGAAGCAGCCTTAAAAGCGAAATTCTTGACCTTTGGTGGAACATCTGCATGCCAAATCCGTTTCCAACAAGAGTTCGCACCATCAGGGACAGAGCAAGGTGCATGTTGAATGGCTCACAACTTCAACAGTATGAAAAACAAACGTTGTACATAGCGTGGAGTGGCCGCAAGTGTGATGTAGGTCCTAGTTTCATGCCCTCCATGTCCACGGCCTCCTCAGAAAAGCAAATCACCAACTCGAAGTGTTATCCTATGGAGttctatttttttataaaaaaatattgTATTTATTTTCCCGGAATTTCTTTGTCGTTTCAGTTTCCATCGAAAACTAGCTCTTCCGTTATCCTTTCCATTTCAGTTCCTTTTTCgcaaaatatcattttttttagaaacacggtACAAACACAGATGCTCATATACACACgcatacactcatccctatgaacacacacgcacaccctacccctatgagcacctctggAAGACTGAGCCGATggattgaatcttgaaattgacgaagtcaccacaggcgcctcgctgtcgacgggaacgtcatctcccactgaatgaatattccgtctttatgagacacacagatatcaaacctggggtttgaactctggtaggctgggggtacaaccactctTCTAACCACCCAACCTGAGGTTGGTTCTCGTAAAATACCTATTTATGTATCCACGTTTTGCTATATGTTTCATTTTTTTCGGAAACAAGCGAAAAGTTTCAGTTGCATTTTCCATCCCTAGCCACGTCCTCACATGGTTCGGTTTTCACCCCCAAAAAATATGGTTCGTTTTTCTCAGCGGAGCTCACATGGGTCGTGTGCGCTAACAATTGGTCTCCGCCTTATGCAGCCCGGTTTGGTTTTTTCCCATAAAATAATCTTAAACGGTCTTACCACTTTTCAAGTACACGATCAAAGTTTAGAAACTTGGACTTTTTGTTTGCATCTGAAAGAAGTAACTTGAACTCTCCCAGCGATTTCCATTAGAAATTAAGATTTATACCATGCACCATCCTTTTTTCAAATGTGACCTGGCATTTTAGCTTTTGCAAGAAAGAAATGATTCAACATGCTTGATGCAAGCATCACAATCCTATCACTCAGCTCTCCACCCGAGCAAAATATTTTTCAATGCATCATTCAACATATCAGCGGACCAATACATAGTACCCTCACTCTATCACTCGTGTATTTATGTCATCTAAATCTATTTATTTTTCCTTAAAATGTTCGGCATAAGCCACCCTCTTATTTTCTTGCCTGATGGAAGATTATTATTTTTATCTCTCCTCCAAGTCCACCTAAAATCCAAGCTCAATCTCCATCTCTCTTGCATAAGCCACGATAGGGAGAGTTTTTGATACTAAAAAAACTTTAATGGTCATGGAAGTATCCAACAAGTAGGGTAGATTGTTGTAGTCTAGCAACTCTAGATATCAACATCATATTGTCAAGCTTGAAGTTCTGCTGAGGGAGCTCGTTGCCATCAGGCTCGTAATCGTCTTTCACCGCCAATCAcactcatcatcatcaacaacgcAAGCATGTATATAATGGCACATTCCCTCTCTCTCCACCTTATTCATATGAATATAGCGTCTCCTCCCTAAAATGAACATCCATCCTCAAGCACCCAAGCTTTAGAAACAACGTATATCTCTCCCAACACTCGATTTGGATCCATGATGGCATCCTGACATAGTTGGCTCTGCGGAGACCCTATTTACAAAAAAATGTGGATTTGGAGAAAAATTTTATTTCGGAAGAGGAGTCATCTTACTCTTTATCTAGTCTTATATGGGTTTTGGTATATTGAAATACAAACAGAAAAGAGAAGATAAATGATAGACTCATTACTTAACAAAAAAGAAGAACCGGAAATAGCTATAGCAAAACcagaacaaaacaaaaaagcgTGAGAGCCAAATGAAGGGAAAGATCCATGTTTGGTCCGAAAGGGGGTCATAAAAGATGTAAACTTAATAGCAAGATAATATACTTTCATTAATAGATTTTTAGGCGGGATAGCATTTTGGCGCCACTCGTGGAACATGCTCGAACATGTCGAGAAAGTAGACATGGAACTATAGGATTTTCTCCTCCAATGGCACATGCTAGTTAATGGTTCGAGAATTTATATATCACACAAACCCTCTTGCAGAACGCATATACTCCTACTGTATTTGCTTTACCATGGCAGCTCGAGCTTCCACTGTTTATTTGACAACCATATATACATATACGGTCCATTGAAAATGAATGAATTTACAGCAGTCCCCTTTTGGCTCCCCccaaattcaaatttcaaactGCCGTAACCCCCAACTCGTACATAAAACCATCCCACCAACAAAACAGACACACACAAACTTCCGGAAACGACCCCAATTCCGAGGCACGCCGGCCGCGGCGCGCCATGCATGAATCGCTCACTCACTGTTCCTGGTATACTGATCACGTACTTCAGATGAGGCTCAGAGAGCTTAGCCTCGAATTAATGGCGCTGATCACCTGATCGATCAGATGCTCCTTGCGATCATCTCCTGGTACCTCCGGTACGACTCCTGCTTCTCCAGCAGGAACTTGGCGTGGAACCTCGCGATGAACTTCTCCGCCAGCCTGTCGATCTCGTTCACCGCCACATCGCCGTCGTCTTGCACGGCACCCTCCTCTCCGGCaggcctctcctcctcctccagccagCACAGGTACCCGCACT includes these proteins:
- the LOC124673840 gene encoding zinc finger CCCH domain-containing protein 31-like, translated to MDGAAAARKRSRPDSANGAAAGGKRSRDTESQQTGLSSKSKPCTKFFSTVGCPFGESCHFLHFVPGGYQAVSKSHNLGHSAVSAPSRGPVDHSANSHSAPAGKTRLCTKYNTAEGCKFGDKCHFAHGERELARQGPPSYMSQESPYAPPMSGRYGGRHEPPPPASMGPATGSFGASATAKVSVDAALAGGIIGKGGVNTKQICRITGVKLSIRDHESDPNLKNIELEGNFDQIKQASDMVRELIASISASMPSKNPPSAAPPARSGGPGGRSNYKTKICENFLKGTCTFGDRCHFAHGENEQRKGAAV